Proteins encoded together in one Ptiloglossa arizonensis isolate GNS036 chromosome 9, iyPtiAriz1_principal, whole genome shotgun sequence window:
- the Dcma gene encoding decima: MTESPVPSVSNTQTQTQSPSHAQAQAQAQAQDDKNEKTDNAVNLQIQEINIQVAKFRDLLINIGQPRDCPELREKIRRLRRNCVEACKSTSQLILPQVRRTTDIGIPVDCPNLMHLFCVVQLFLRELCKSKNLILLVPMDMTEYFESRTGPSKISNAISQIVLCAQITPNFYEEELCSIKKDSEEIRDLIDELQEFMPQSDGDIEKYTALQNTGTKGTRTNGRRAHRRNQSNGRSNRSARQSSYFRGALNLFCCTARTNYV; encoded by the exons ATGACGGAATCGCCCGTACCGTCGGTCAGCAACACCCAAACGCAGACGCAAAGCCCGAGCCACGCTCAAGCTCAAGCTCAAGCTCAGGCACAGGACGACAAGAACGAGAAAACGGATAACGCGGTCAATTTG CAAATACAGGAGATCAATATCCAAGTGGCGAAATTCCGCGATCTGCTGATAAACATCGGACAACCACGAGACTGTCCGGAACTACGGGAGAAGATCCGAAGATTGCGTCGAAATTGCGTGGAAGCGTGTAAAAGTACGTCCCAGCTTATACTGCCACAAGTACGAAG GACTACGGACATCGGGATACCCGTGGACTGTCCGAACCTGATGCATCTGTTCTGCGTGGTCCAACTGTTCCTGCGCGAACTCTGCAAGAGTAAAAACCTGATCCTCCTCGTACCCATGGACATGACCGAATATTTCG AGTCCCGAACAGGCCCGTCCAAGATCAGCAACGCGATCTCGCAGATCGTCCTGTGCGCGCAAATCACGCCGAACTTCTACGAGGAGGAGCTGTGCAGCATCAAGAAGGACTCGGAGGAAATTCGGGACTTGATCGACGAACTGCAGGAGTTTATGCCCCAGTCGGACGGCGATATAG AGAAGTACACGGCTCTGCAGAATACCGGAACCAAGGGTACCCGTACCAATGGCAGACGAGCGCATCGACGGAATCAAAGCAACGGCAGATCGAACAGATCCGCTAGACAATCGTCCTACTTTCGCGGAGCTCTGAATCTCTTCTGCTGCACCGCGAGAACCAACTACGTTTAA
- the Asnrs-m gene encoding asparagine--tRNA ligase, mitochondrial isoform X1: MFSKFMRRLFVSLNVSKCNFHNGLQISDADFNEMVGKHIKVQGWVRAVRKMKENLFVDISDGSTSKILQIVVPKSNKPTELSYGSSIKAEGKLVIGPNNKHELLVSDIAVIGTCDVMDGYPFLPRKQYSEEYVREYLHFRARTRSFSSLLRLRDLASAAIITYFKDRNFIHVHTPILTSNDCEGAGELFLVKPHSVEVLKSMRTEGIPEEESYFNTKAFLTVSGQLHLETIARALTKVYTFGPTFRAENSKSRLHLSEFYMLEAELAFVDNINDIMDEIEMLIKYITKDIVEKGASDIHSIVGHDPEWLNEKFTRITYDDAIKILENNIKRLKQPITYGSPLSKEHELFLVEYNNNIPIFIMNWPKEIKPFYMKECKDDASKVAAMDLLVPNVGELVGGSIREDNYEKLKSKLPLTSNLSWYLELRKYGNVTTGGFGIGFERFLQCVLGISNIKDTIPFPRWPHNCNL, encoded by the exons ATGTTTTCGAAATTTATGAGAAGATTATTCGTAAGCCTTAATGTCTCTAAATGCAATTTTCATAATGGGTTACAAATATCTGATGCTGATTTCAATGAAATGGTTGGAAAGCACATAAAAGTACAG GGTTGGGTTCGGGCAGTCAGAAAGATGAAAGAGAATCTTTTCGTTGATATCAGCGACGGGTCAACTTCGAAAATATTGCAAATTGTTGTACCAAAGTCTAACAAACCAACAGAATTAAGTTACGGAAGCAGTATCAAAGCAGAAGGGAAGTTAGTTATAGGTCCAAATAATAAACATGAATTACTTGTAAGCGATATTGCAGTAATTGGAACGTGCGACGTTATGGATGGATATCCTTTTCTCCCGAGAAAACAGTATTCCGAGGAATATGTTAGAGAGTATTTGCACTTCAGAGCAAGGACTAGAAGCTTCTCAAGCTTATTAAGGTTACGTGATTTAGCATCTGCAGCTATTATAACATATTTCAAAGACAGAAATTTTATTCATGTACATACTCCGATTTTAACTTCAAATGACTGTGAAGGTGCCGGTGAATTGTTTCTAGTAAAACCACATTCTGTGGAAGTATTGAAAAGTATGAGAACAGAAGGTATTCCGGAAGAAGAATCGTATTTTAATACTAAAGCTTTTTTAACAGTTTCCGGGCAGTTACATTTAGAAACTATTGCAAG AGCTCTTACAAAGGTATATACTTTTGGACCAACGTTTAGAGCTGAAAATTCTAAATCAAGATTACATCTGTCTGAATTTTACATGTTAGAAGCTGAATTAGCATTTGTCGATAATATTAATGATATAATGGACGAAATtgaaatgttgataaaatatatTACTAAAGACATAGTTGAAAAGGGTGCTTCCGATATTCATTCGATTGTTGGTCACGATCCAGAGTggttaaatgaaaaatttacacgtataacgtatgacgatgcAATTAagattttagaaaataatattaaacgatTAAAGCAGCCAATTACATACGGATCTCCGCTTTCAAAGGAACACGAATTGTTTTTAgtagaatataataataatattcctatATTTATCATGAATTGGCCAAAAGAAATCAAACCATTTTATATGAAAGAATGTAAAGATGACGCTTCAAAG GTTGCTGCAATGGATCTCTTAGTACCAAATGTAGGGGAGTTAGTAGGAGGGAGTATTCGTGAagataattatgaaaaattaaaatcaaaattaccTTTGACATCTAATCTTTCTTGGTATTTAGAACTTCGTAAATATGGCAATGTTACAACAGGTGGTTTTGGAATAGGGTTTGAAAGATTTTTACAATGTGTTTTGGGTATATCAAATATTAAGGATACTATCCCCTTTCCTAGATGGCCTCACAATTGCAATTTATGA
- the Asnrs-m gene encoding asparagine--tRNA ligase, mitochondrial isoform X2, which produces MKENLFVDISDGSTSKILQIVVPKSNKPTELSYGSSIKAEGKLVIGPNNKHELLVSDIAVIGTCDVMDGYPFLPRKQYSEEYVREYLHFRARTRSFSSLLRLRDLASAAIITYFKDRNFIHVHTPILTSNDCEGAGELFLVKPHSVEVLKSMRTEGIPEEESYFNTKAFLTVSGQLHLETIARALTKVYTFGPTFRAENSKSRLHLSEFYMLEAELAFVDNINDIMDEIEMLIKYITKDIVEKGASDIHSIVGHDPEWLNEKFTRITYDDAIKILENNIKRLKQPITYGSPLSKEHELFLVEYNNNIPIFIMNWPKEIKPFYMKECKDDASKVAAMDLLVPNVGELVGGSIREDNYEKLKSKLPLTSNLSWYLELRKYGNVTTGGFGIGFERFLQCVLGISNIKDTIPFPRWPHNCNL; this is translated from the exons ATGAAAGAGAATCTTTTCGTTGATATCAGCGACGGGTCAACTTCGAAAATATTGCAAATTGTTGTACCAAAGTCTAACAAACCAACAGAATTAAGTTACGGAAGCAGTATCAAAGCAGAAGGGAAGTTAGTTATAGGTCCAAATAATAAACATGAATTACTTGTAAGCGATATTGCAGTAATTGGAACGTGCGACGTTATGGATGGATATCCTTTTCTCCCGAGAAAACAGTATTCCGAGGAATATGTTAGAGAGTATTTGCACTTCAGAGCAAGGACTAGAAGCTTCTCAAGCTTATTAAGGTTACGTGATTTAGCATCTGCAGCTATTATAACATATTTCAAAGACAGAAATTTTATTCATGTACATACTCCGATTTTAACTTCAAATGACTGTGAAGGTGCCGGTGAATTGTTTCTAGTAAAACCACATTCTGTGGAAGTATTGAAAAGTATGAGAACAGAAGGTATTCCGGAAGAAGAATCGTATTTTAATACTAAAGCTTTTTTAACAGTTTCCGGGCAGTTACATTTAGAAACTATTGCAAG AGCTCTTACAAAGGTATATACTTTTGGACCAACGTTTAGAGCTGAAAATTCTAAATCAAGATTACATCTGTCTGAATTTTACATGTTAGAAGCTGAATTAGCATTTGTCGATAATATTAATGATATAATGGACGAAATtgaaatgttgataaaatatatTACTAAAGACATAGTTGAAAAGGGTGCTTCCGATATTCATTCGATTGTTGGTCACGATCCAGAGTggttaaatgaaaaatttacacgtataacgtatgacgatgcAATTAagattttagaaaataatattaaacgatTAAAGCAGCCAATTACATACGGATCTCCGCTTTCAAAGGAACACGAATTGTTTTTAgtagaatataataataatattcctatATTTATCATGAATTGGCCAAAAGAAATCAAACCATTTTATATGAAAGAATGTAAAGATGACGCTTCAAAG GTTGCTGCAATGGATCTCTTAGTACCAAATGTAGGGGAGTTAGTAGGAGGGAGTATTCGTGAagataattatgaaaaattaaaatcaaaattaccTTTGACATCTAATCTTTCTTGGTATTTAGAACTTCGTAAATATGGCAATGTTACAACAGGTGGTTTTGGAATAGGGTTTGAAAGATTTTTACAATGTGTTTTGGGTATATCAAATATTAAGGATACTATCCCCTTTCCTAGATGGCCTCACAATTGCAATTTATGA
- the LOC143151058 gene encoding limbic system-associated membrane protein: protein MMLFGWMFCILVVGSRAAVNNGFKSYPTTVKTFENDTVLLPCYVEDVDKVQTMVRWWRDGILLADSGEPRHVPPERVRMHLNRSLEVFHVKRNDTGEYVCQASRPAPWGYATQVHEIEVMYPPSVRPVPESGKLEVNLGEEVDMACVAKGVPVPIVSWRNKDGEIPFLYDRSRLQFHAESPSDAGRYTCIANNDVGEPASATIDLYVRYKPRIEMTKTWVHAPPGIRVQLHCGVTAWPEATVEWYFNNRSVKYSSGIVKHNAGSDHSLVIRNVRTSDYGFYLCRASNSLGITEAAVELSGVANPAVFKKTSHSISKTSYNFVWEVYSYSAIVQYEFRFRRYRNGVPGEWHTLYIPSGNDGNSFIHTYSFNLTGLEEATHYEALVLSKNRYGWSKSSEIIRFATEGAPDEDNYMTNAIQEDKIVPVVLATWSRDFGAGVSGSSSDRAKSMIMIPVLYIFSAYL, encoded by the exons ATGATGCTCTTCGGTTGGATGTTTTGCATTCTCGTCGTAG GCAGTCGCGCGGCGGTAAACAACGGCTTCAAAAGTTATCCAACGACGGTGAAGACGTTCGAGAACGATACGGTTTTACTGCCGTGTTACGTCGAGGATGTTG ACAAGGTGCAAACCATGGTGAGGTGGTGGAGGGATGGCATCCTTTTGGCCGACAGCGGCGAACCGCGACACGTGCCACCGGAAAGGGTTAGAATGCACTTAAATAGAAGCTTGGAGGTTTTCCATGTGAAACGAAACGACACCGGGGAATACGTCTGTCAGGCATCTCGACCAGCTCCGTGGGGATACGCTACCCAAGTACACGAGATCGAAGTGATGT ATCCGCCGAGCGTTCGTCCGGTGCCAGAATCCGGTAAACTGGAAGTCAATTTGGGCGAGGAAGTGGATATGGCGTGCGTGGCGAAAGGTGTTCCGGTCCCTATAGTTTCCTGGAGGAACAAG GACGGGGAGATACCGTTTCTGTACGACAGATCACGGTTGCAGTTTCACGCCGAGAGTCCAAGCGACGCCGGTCGTTACACATGCATAGCGAACAACGATGTCGGCGAACCTGCCAGCGCGACCATAGACTTGTACGTCAGAT ACAAGCCGAGAATCGAGATGACGAAGACCTGGGTGCACGCGCCGCCTGGGATTCGAGTGCAGTTGCATTGCGGAGTGACCGCTTGGCCAGAGGCGACG GTGGAGTGGTATTTCAATAATCGAAGCGTGAAATATTCGTCCGGAATAGTGAAGCACAACGCCGGTAGCGATCACAGCCTGGTGATAAGGAACGTCAGGACCTCGGATTACGGTTTCTACCTCTGCAGAGCTTCTAATTCCTTGGGAATCACCGAGGCGGCGGTGGAATTATCGGGCGTCGCGAATCCTGCCGTCTTCAAGAAGACATCGCACAGTATATCGAAGACCTCGTACAATTTCGTATGGGAAGTCTACAGTTATAGCGCCATCGTCCAATACGAGTTCAGATTTCGTAGATACAGG AACGGTGTCCCTGGGGAATGGCACACGTTGTATATACCGAGCGGCAACGATGGCAACAGCTTCATTCACACGTACTCCTTTAATTTGACGGGGTTGGAAGAAGCGACCCACTACGAAGCCCTCGTTTTGTCGAAAAACCGTTACGGCTGGAGCAAATCCTCGGAAATAATACGATTCGCGACGGAAGGCGCTC CCGACGAGGATAACTATATGACGAACGCGATACAAGAGGATAAAATCGTACCAG TGGTACTCGCAACGTGGTCGAGGGACTTCGGTGCCGGTGTAAGCGGATCGTCTTCCGATCGAGCAAAGTCGATGATAATGATACCTGTATTATATATCTTTAGCGCGTACCTTTGA